One Colias croceus chromosome 7, ilColCroc2.1 genomic window carries:
- the LOC123693000 gene encoding ribonuclease P protein subunit p30, which translates to MTVNDWGFCDLSVGKEYDLSKLYLFERLGFDTIAINTFFDDCDEEPKKKKKKGDPKEKKDCFPPPIDIPKDSSKNLNILQRITIAFSETSVAIKLNQSENLKRYDIVAVVPKTLQAFQYACSTLDVDIITFDPEGRIPFKVSRKLYRQAIERGMFFELMYSPAIKDSTARKNIISTAHNYHAVGKSKGIILTSCAENHLQIRSVHDVINLGFIFGLNTNESLEVIRNNARKLILRSRGRKLGKYYLEVKVLDGENKKMEE; encoded by the coding sequence atgacAGTAAACGATTGGGGTTTTTGTGATCTATCGGTAGGTAAAGAATATgatttaagtaaattatacCTTTTTGAAAGACTTGGTTTTGATACGATCGCAATCAACACCTTCTTTGATGACTGTGATGAGGaaccaaaaaagaaaaagaagaaaggCGACCCTAAAGAGAAGAAAGATTGTTTTCCTCCACCGATAGATATACCTAAAGATTCAAGTAAAAACCTGAATATATTACAAAGGATCACGATAGCGTTTTCTGAAACAAGTGTTGCTATTAAGTTGAATCAGTCTGAAAATTTGAAAAGGTATGACATTGTAGCAGTTGTGCCTAAAACACTTCAGGCATTTCAGTATGCATGCAGTACTTTAGATGTAGATATTATAACCTTTGACCCAGAAGGCAGAATACCGTTTAAAGTGAGTCGTAAACTTTACCGACAAGCAATAGAACGCggtatgtttttcgagttaaTGTATTCTCCCGCGATAAAAGATTCAACAGcacgaaaaaatataataagtacagCACACAATTATCATGCTGTTGGAAAATCAAAGGGTATTATCCTCACTAGCTGTGCCGAAAATCATTTGCAAATAAGAAGTGTACATGATGTCATAAACCTTGGATTTATTTTCGGACTCAACACTAATGAGAGTTTAGAAGTGATTAGGAATAATGCTCGGAAACTTATCCTTAGATCACGTGGAAGAAAATTGggcaaatattatttagaggTTAAAGTTTTGGATGgtgagaataaaaaaatggaagAATGA
- the LOC123692988 gene encoding putative malate dehydrogenase 1B yields MVARIVIAGESQCDVFAQICLIANFLSQNLPSFCYERIEKPVLEWKAWLCKINQKNKWHHTGSPLVWKELLTTGSKPLYIGGAPEFMDYCNSYYDLDVFMTSDTYENLVSNYRQYYKRIKQENKTKSKNEVEFDLEEEHKNSYVICITGAGNPIAMHIISGLLETTFDDKSICKIYIYDGKCLPSFMESVERECSYIGTNYPPRVVKYVDKIGVALTNTDVLIVLDHVPLSDTMSIGGWLYENKKVMEKIALMINASASQTMNVILPNLGPACFNATILAQSITHISRHHIVVATSDLGMEAAPIIAKIAEVPMRNMFCPPVWGFVGINHLIDVNNTVHKYNGFDPYSRYTKVRNSSLCIGKLTPEMRTLEYLLYFDQSLWNKIADQKAKGAQIQTFLNKSTAIIDLLKIGLFDSYPHDVIVNIGIRCDGSFGLHFNGYFSQPCRYVNGIWKPAKHYMPPKDREINIKYLEDIAKFCMKLQKNDLPPIIPRKICVCKPKYFKKKKVW; encoded by the exons ATGGTGGCACGAATTGTTATAGCTGGTGAATCACAGTGTGATGTCTTTGCCCAAATTTGCCTAATAGCAAATTTTTTGTCTCAGAATCTTCCCAGTTTTTGCTACGAAAGAATTGAAAAACCTGTGTTGGAATGGAAG GCATGGCTCtgtaaaattaatcaaaaaaataaatggcaTCATACTGGCTCTCCACTTGTATGGAAAGAATTATTGACAACAGGAAGTAAGCCGTTGTATATTGGAGGAGCACCTGAATTTATGGATTATTgcaattcatattatgatttagATGTGTTTATGACATCCGATACATATGAAAACTTGGTATCGAACTACAGACAATATTACAAACGaattaaacaagaaaataaaactaaatctaAGAATGAAGTTGAATTCGATCTAGAAGAAGAACATAAAAATTCATATGTCATATGTATTACCGGTGCAGGAAATCCTATTGCCATGCATATTATTTCTGGTCTACTTGAAACAACCTTCGATGATAAAAGTATATGCAAGATTTACATCTACGATGGCAAATGTTTACCTTCATTTATGGAGTCTGTTGAACGTGAATGCAGTTATATTGGAACAAATTATCCTCCCAGAGTAGTAAAATATGTTGATAAAATTGGGGTTGCTCTAACAAATACCGACGTTCTTATTGTTTTAGACCATGTCCCGTTAAG tgatACAATGTCGATAGGGGGGTGGCTCTATgagaataaaaaagtaatggAGAAAATTGCATTAATGATAAACGCTTCAGCTTCACAGACAATGAACGTTATTCTTCCTAATTTAGGACCTGCTTGTTTTAATGCAACAATTTTAGCCCAATCTATAACACACATTAGCAGACACCATATCGTTGTTGCTACATCAGATTTGGGTATGGAAGCAGCACCTATAATTGCAAAGATAGCTGAAGTGCCAATGAGAAATATGTTTTGCCCTCCGGTTTGGGGATTCGTTGGGATTAATCATTTAATAGATGTTAATAATAcagttcataaatataatggATTTGATCCCTATAGCAGATACACAAAAGTTCGTAATTCAAGCTTGTGCATTGGGAAACTAACACCTGAGATGAGAACACTAGAATatcttttgtattttgatCAATCTCTATGGAATAAAATTGCTGATCAAAAG gCAAAAGGTGCGCAAATTCAgacctttttaaataaaagtacagcCATTATTGACTTGCTCAAAATAGGTCTATTTGATAGCTATCCTCACGAtgttatagttaatattggaATACGCTGTGATG GATCGTTTGGATTACATTTTAATGGATATTTTTCTCAACCATGCCGCTACGTAAATGGTATTTGGAAACCAGCAAAGCATTATATGCCTCCCAAAGATCgtgaaataaatatcaaatatctGGAGGATATAGCTAAGTTTTGCATGAAGTTGCAAAAAAATGACTTACCCCCTATTATTCCAAGAAAGATATGTGTATGTAAaccaaaatatttcaaaaagaaGAAAGTTTGGTAA